The proteins below come from a single Candidatus Methylomirabilis tolerans genomic window:
- the lptG gene encoding LPS export ABC transporter permease LptG, whose translation MSTIDRHIWLRVIRGYALMMAVLLSVFSLMAFVNELDSVGRGTYGLGDAFLNVLLTVPSRMIELAPATAMLGSIIGLGELASSHELIAMQALGTSPLRIGASVTVTGILLMIVVVGIQEWVAPSTDQLAYTLRIQAISKPEALHTRQGFWSRDGRQFIRVHQVLPGRVLSDVEIYEFDDHDRLRLVTWAARADPKDPHQWALIDVVQRTIDGEGVATKQLASLPWAGALTPAQVELLALPAEILSRSTLSQYIAFLKKTGQDVARLEIRLWQQLTMPLSTLMMVLVAIPFVLGPLRKATAGKRILHGSLLGAAFHLGSHSIAHLGAIWHLNAALTVLSPLAVLGGVTVWVYRRAQ comes from the coding sequence ATGAGTACAATCGATCGCCATATCTGGCTCAGGGTGATCAGGGGCTATGCCCTTATGATGGCCGTCCTGTTGTCCGTCTTCAGTCTGATGGCATTCGTCAACGAATTGGACTCGGTGGGGCGCGGTACCTACGGATTGGGCGATGCATTCCTGAACGTCCTCCTAACGGTGCCGAGCCGGATGATCGAACTGGCGCCGGCGACCGCTATGCTGGGGAGCATCATCGGCCTTGGAGAATTAGCGAGTAGCCACGAACTCATCGCCATGCAGGCCTTGGGCACGTCGCCGCTGCGTATCGGAGCATCAGTGACTGTAACCGGCATCCTCCTCATGATTGTGGTGGTGGGGATTCAGGAATGGGTGGCTCCATCCACGGATCAGCTCGCCTACACGCTCCGTATTCAAGCGATCTCGAAGCCGGAAGCTCTGCACACAAGGCAGGGATTCTGGTCGCGCGATGGGCGGCAATTTATTCGAGTACATCAGGTGCTGCCGGGTCGCGTTCTCTCCGATGTCGAGATCTACGAATTCGACGACCATGATCGGCTACGCCTGGTAACATGGGCGGCGCGAGCCGACCCCAAGGATCCGCACCAGTGGGCACTCATAGATGTGGTGCAACGCACGATCGATGGCGAAGGGGTCGCGACAAAACAGCTTGCCAGTCTCCCTTGGGCCGGAGCACTGACGCCGGCGCAGGTGGAACTGCTCGCCCTACCCGCAGAGATTCTCTCGCGTTCGACCCTCAGCCAGTATATCGCGTTCCTGAAAAAGACCGGCCAGGATGTGGCGCGCCTGGAGATCAGGCTGTGGCAGCAGCTTACGATGCCGCTCTCGACCCTGATGATGGTGCTCGTTGCGATCCCTTTTGTGCTCGGCCCTCTTCGGAAGGCGACCGCCGGTAAGCGGATTCTTCACGGATCGCTGCTCGGCGCTGCCTTCCATCTTGGCAGCCATTCCATCGCCCATCTCGGAGCCATCTGGCATCTGAACGCGGCGCTGACCGTATTAAGCCCGCTGGCCGTGCTGGGCGGGGTGACTGTCTGGGTGTACCGACGTGCACAGTGA